CATGGGATCAGATGGAAAGGCGAATGTGAACACAGGAAGCAACCGAAAATAAATTGTTAGATGATATATCTACGCGCATCATACCTTTCCCCTAGTGCATATGCCACGCCAAGCAAGTTTTAAAATATCCTTCCcattatttccctttttcatttgaacTTTCTTTTAATAACCTTATTTTAtacctctttcttttttttttttttttttgccttttttatctttttttttttttttttttttagccctttttttaccttttttatttggcCTCTTTTCCGTTTTATTTAGcccttttttaccttctttttttttttttttttttttttttttttttcactgcgatattttccattgcccatgtatttattttttctccctttttagaatgaagaacatttcctaaaaaaaaaaaaaaaaaagcagaaaaatattactagttatatttttaaaataatatatccTCAGTATATGTTACCACCAATacatataaaagaaaaacctACTTATGCGAACAGTAGTTCCAAaatcgcatttttttttttttttttcaatgatTGCTCTAACCTAATGTGCCTATTCATATAACATTCTTTTTGCTATAAATTAGTAGTTTACGCATAAGAAATGAATGCATGATAAGCAGTTCATTTTCtaacatatatgtgtgaaCTGATCGCTAAATCTCatattaattaaaatggATTGATCATATTTTCCTATCGCACGGGAAAATAAATCAGCAGCGATTCTATTTTTCATCAGAGATATTTGTGTATAAGAATTATGTTTTatgtttaaaaatgaaactgGAAAATCtgtttaatcttttttttttttatttatttattctttttttttttttgctctcttttaattattctttagctactttttgatcttttccttttttattttttatttttatttattatttatttttttctttttgcatttcttaAGTTTCCTTTTAATATCCAATTTTGGTGGACTCACCGGAGCCCCTAAAGAAGGAATAGCCACTTTGACCACACCGTCTAATCCACCATTGTACATGTACGCATGGTCCAGTGCaaacgcctttttttttttttcatctttgctGCCCCTACAAACCGTTTAAAGCGTTTATTTGGCGAAGTAGTTTTTTACGTCGCATCCGAAGGGGAAGGAGTAGCAAATCGACCCACCGATAAGCTGATCGACAGACAATTTAACTTCTGGACAAATAGATTGTCCAACGAATTTATCGACTGACGAATTATTTAGACAAGATGGATTCATTCAGGAGCATGCAGGACTACATGTCGCAGTCcactttcctttctcttttgaaACAAAAAGCTCAAGATCAGATGATGGCATCAATGAACCTATCCTTTGCCTTTAAAACAGTGTGTTTCGCGGTGCTCTTTTTCTACTTGGGGTCTCTTTACTTGAAGATGGATAGACAAGTAAGACGACGACACATCGGCATAAAGCCATCCCCGCGTACCTACACGCATCTggaaataaatacatacgcataacatatacatgtatacatatacgtatttatacatatgcctatttatacatatacgtatttatacatatgcatatttatacatatacgtatttatacatatgcatatttgtGTGCCTTCACACCCCCCAGAAATCAGAGAACTTATACGCCAGGTCGAACCCGTACCAAGCCATCGAATACAGAAACATTCATCCGTCGAAGGACCAAATGGAGGAATGGAAACGAAGCACATGGACAAATTGGTTGGTCCAGTTAGATGAGGAATGGAAAGAATTCGTTGAACAGAttgaggaagataaaaaggaatggatcgaagaaaaagaaggagactGGGTTATGCTACTCAAGGATATTGAAAACAAGTGGCTACATTTCAACGCAACCTTAGATGCAGAATACCAAACAGACATGCTATCTAAATCAGAAACCTGGGATGAGAGAGAATGGAAAATGTGGATTTctacagaaggaaaagaatttcTAGAGgcagacataaaaaaatggtttaCTAATAACGCAATGATTTATTGCAAATGGGCTATGGATGAATggaatgaatggaaaaatgagaaaataaaagattgGATTACTAGCGAATGGAAAGAGAGTGAAGATAAATACTGGTCCAAGTATGATGAGGCCACTGCACAAACACTAAacatggaagaaagaaaacagTGGtataaatggaaagaaagaatataCAGAGAAGGAAttgaatggaaaaactgGATTGCCGTTAGGGAGAGTAGATTTGTTAACTCGAACTGGAACAGTTGGtccgaatggaaaaatgagaagcAGTTAGAGTTTAATGAATGGGTTGATATCTTCGTTGATAAATGGATTAAAGAGAAACAGTGGCTCGTGTGGAatgaggagagaaaaaattccgCCAACTTGAAGAAACCTGTCGAGGAAGAAACTGGTCCAAGTGGTCTCGATGGGGCAAGTGCAGGTACCTCTGCAGTCGgtggtgaagaagaaaaaacctTTGGTGGTGGACCAGGAAGAACCCTTGGTGGTGGACCAGGAAGAACCCTTGgtggtgaagaaggaaaaaccttTGGTGGTGGACCAGGAAGAACCCTTGGTGGTGGACCAGGAAGAACCCTTGGTGGTGGACCAGGAAGAACCCTTGgtggtgaagaaggaaaaaccttTGGTGGTGGACCAGGAAGAACCCTTGGTGGTGGACAAGGAAGAACCCTTGgtagtgaagaaggaaaaaccctcagtggtgaagaaggaaaaaccctcagtggtgaagaaggaaaaaccctcggtggtgaagaaggaaaaaccctcggtggtgaagaaggaagaacccTCGGTGGTGGACAAGGAAGAACCCTCGGTGGTGGACAAGGAAGAACCCTCGGTGGTGGACAAGGAAGAACCCTCGGTGGTGGACAAGGAAGAACCCTCGGTGGTGGACAAGGAAGAACCCTGGgtagtgaagaaggaaaaaccctcggtggtgaagaaggaaaaacccttggtagtgaagaaggaaaaacccttggtagtgaagaaggaaaaaccctcggtaatgaagaagaaaaaacctTTGGTGGTGGACCAGGAAGAACCCTTGGTGGTGGACAAGGAAGAACCCTCGGTggtataggaggaagaaccCTCGGTGGTGTCGGAGGAAAAGTTTTCGGCACTCAAGGAGGAAAAACCCTTGgtagtgaagaaggaaaaacccttggtagtgaagaaggaaaaaccctcggtaatgaagaaggaaaaacccttggtagtgaagaaggaaaaaccctTGGTagttaagaaggaaaaaacctGGGCCAAGGAGCAACTGTCTTTGGCGCAAAAGGAGCATTCGCAGGCAAAGCTTTGTGAACAATATAGCGAGCGCAAACAAAAACAGTCGCATCAGAAGGAGCACCTTCTTCCATCTCCGCTCAGACATAATATAGGCAGAGTGAATTAAGATTAGCTATTTCGCCACCATGACGACGGTTCCAAACAgacagaaaggaaaaaaaaaaaaaaaaaaaaaattaaccaacTACATGTGAAAAGCTCATTGAGTACCCAATTTATAAACATACAGAATGGGCAgtttctcaatttttttattttttaaatccactTCCTGCATTTTACtgaaggaagataaaaacaCACGTTAGGTaattaaagagaaaatgaaaaattaccATATACTGTTCATATACTAACAAATCCATGAACAACTCCCCCCATGCACACAaacacatacatgtgcactttttccattttgataaaactatatatatacatatatatctatacatTACATGTATTTGTATTTCAAATAGTGTTTGTTCTACAGATATTCCTTGTCGTTATTTTGATCATTGTTACGttttatccttttcatccctttgtttttttcctttttttttttttttttttaaatacacatgtgcacactAGGtacattgtttttttttttttttttttttttttccttaatccGTAGCGCATGTAACGAAACAGATACAAGGCGTagattttatttaaaaaaaaaaaaaaaaaaaaaaaaaatttaatttgctTTTTAGATAATCAGTTGTTAAAGTGTAATGTTCTCTGACACCGCAACATTTGTCATATGTAGTGGTAATTTGTTTACAACAACAGTATGTTaatgttcttattttttttcttttcttgttGAAATTtgtaaggatgaaaagaaaaagcctCCACATGTAGCTTATATAAATCACCTTCGTCTTTTCTCATTCTGCCCCTTTTTATAAAAGCGCACTCACCATGGGGGGAATTTTGCCCTATTATGTATGGCGATTTTTCTTCAGCAATAATTTGATCATCACACTGAACCTAACCCATTTAACAGATAATTATGTGTTAGAGAAAAACTCCTTTCTAAGATGCAGCGAAGGTGGTATCTTCCTCATGGAAGCACAGGGTGATGACCCCCCCCCATATCACATTGTTTGAATTTCACATAAATAAGTTTACAAACTTTCCAAGCATGGATGTACCaccaaaaattttcacatcACATTTTCTAGAATGAGGCTGCTTCCATTTCGCTCAGGAGGGTTAAAcaatatatagaaaaaaaagaaagaaacaaaaaagattaaaaattgtcaattttttttttttttttttttttttcacgctcTGTTTTCGCTTGAACAGATTAGTTAtacgttttttttacttttaaacatttttttcgggtgggatttctttttcttctgtgttTCCTTGGGTACTGTATAGAACAATAAACTCTCGGTTGAATACGAATcgtgttttttctttttttttttttttcaaaatataaatCCATGgcagaatatatttttcctagaACTTGTTTGCCATTCCACACAATGGTATCGAGGTTTTTATAtgcctaattttttttttttttttttttcatccttctatAATGCCCACTTAAATTaaagacgaaaaaaacaaacgtgTTGTTCCACAGTCCTAGATCAAATATAGAATGCAGAACAAATTTGCGCTGCACCGACGGATAAATGGGGCTACCAAAAGAGGATGTTTTTTCTCATCcttaatgaagaagaaataaaaaaaaaaaaaaaaaaaaaaaaaaaaaaaatgccacgAGTTGTTGTTAACATTGCGCATATTATGCCAAGcattatatgcatatgtttttttgcataatattttataacccttttttttttttttttgctgcgaACCCGATACGGACATtattcaaagaaaaaatatacacgcATGCGCGTATTTTATGCGCAGCGCATTGTTATTAGTTTTTGGCAACACTGCGCAAATTGTTTCACGAGCGGGCTTCTTTAAGCACGCAGGTCATTATTCCGTTGTCGTcgttgttattgttgttattgttgttattgttgttgttgtggtggttGCGGTGTTGTTGTCATTTTGTCGTCttttatgattttttttttttttttatctttgaGCGGGTGGTACGATCAGGCTACAGAGCTCGACATTGCCtgtttttctaatttttttcatcctatatatttttctaatttttctaACTTTACCGATTTTTCTAACTTTGCatgcttttttatttttcttctgcgaTTTATGTTTATGCAAACGAGCTTCTCTTCACccattttaattatatacCATTTCagctttactttttcctgaatcattttttttttttttttttttttttttttaatgctttATGTTAGTACgacgtatatataaatgcaaCATTTTTACATGTTGCGCACGGgctcatttttatatttttcaaagaaCGGCTAAGTGGCCAAAGTGATataaacactttttttttttttttttttgctttttctcatttgttATAGGGTAATGTACCTACTTCCTTCACGCCCGCGGTAGTGTTTGGCTGCATATACACAAGCATACACCCATAGGCGTGTACCTATACACCTACGCGGTTATAAGTGCCTCTCCCCAATAAGGAAGAGCCAGACCGCCAACAGACAGGAGCATTTTATTCCTCCTCGTATTACTCCATTAATTGTAGAAGAGAAAGGACCATCCAAGGGGTGCTTAAGAACGCTTGGTTTAATTACCAACGAAATAATCGCAACCGCCTATGGGTGTATCTCCCATTATAGAGGGAGCAGCGTACTTTCTTGTTTTCGTACTTTCATTCTTTCGTTATTTCTGATTTGTTCTCCCCCTTTACCCCTGTGTGAAAATGGTTTCGGcttccctgctcattttcattttgaactTTTTGGAATATGTAAGACTCAGAATATTAAAGGGGGCGCATGTGCACTGCCACTTTTCACCCCATCTTTTACCTCTTTCACAGTGATATGTCgtcacacttttttttttttttttctcttcttcaccTCTCAGAACCAACTATGCGAACAATATGAACCTGTAAATGCAGTGGACGCAAGAAGAGGAACCCACCGATTGCTAGCCGAAGTGCAGCAAATGGACGCAGTAGAGGTTGATGATGAATCTAATGAGTTCCTCTCTATGGACTCATCAGTAGAAGAATGTTCAGATAAATCAGCTGATgaccaaatggaagaaaatgaaatttcaTCTTCAGCAAAATACTACGGAGAAAAATTACAAGCCCTAAATAGTGAAGtaaaatacacaaaaaaggagacagaagaaaaaattttagaagcaataaaatatggaaaaaaatacaacgtAGAAGATGATGTAGCCATCAAGTacccaaaagaaaaaaaaaaaaaaaaaaaaaaagagaaaagtgaATTAGGAGCTATCTTATTTAAGGagaaatttttgaaaaaaaaggaactagAAAATAtgctaattaaaaaaaaagggaaagaagtaaAGACAGCGATTAATTATGTCCAGCAAAAACATGAAAAACCCATATCACGAGTATCTCCAGAGTATTCTCTGAAAGATAAAAACGGGTTAAAATATCCAACCCTCAGAAGAGCCATCATTAATTCCCCCAAAGATAGACTCATACCCGAGGAGCCAATGCAGAGGAGCGCTAAGGAAATCTTCCTCTCTTTAATTAAATCTAATCCGAAAAAAATGCCTGCAAATAAGCACTACATTATTAAGGATTACAAGGATAAAGAGGGAGCAATCTACTTTATCACCAAAGAGaatgagaagggaaaagggcCCCAAAACTGCATcattagaaaaaagaagaaagagaagaaatccaaaaaggaggagcaggaagaagaagaacaacaacaacaagaAGAACAGGAATTACAACTGAATAAAGCCGAAGAGTTAGACACCCTTATCAGCCCTAGATGTGCAGAAGTGGAAGAGACCGATACAGACCCATACTACATGATCCCTTTATTTGCAGAAAAGACGGAAGAACCTTCTCTAGTGTGGGATACCTTCCCCGTCGGGCTGCACGAGAGGGAGGAAGCGAGACATACCACTGAGGTACCTGAAGAAACGTATGAAAGCcctgaagaagaaaaatattctgacgatgaaaaggaagtagaagaagaagctgtTGAAGTAgtaggagaagaagaaccagtggaggaaaaaatggtacaagaagaaatatatccTGAGGAtgtaaaggaagaggaggaggaagaggaagtacATCCTGAGGAGGAAGCTGTTGatgtagaagaagaagctgttgaaatagaggaagaagaatgtcctattggaaggaaggaaaatgttGAAATGGAAGGAATTCCTGAAGAATTggaagaatatttaaaattgtGGAAACTCCAgatgcaaggaaaaaatctcCTGAGAAAGAAGCATTTGttgaaaaggaattttctACTGAATTAGAAGTATCtggtgaaggaaaggaggaagggaagCTCCTGTTGAAAGGGAAGTAGGACCCGAGGGAGGAAGTTAAACTCCTCAACAAGGGAAATGGGATGGGGAGTAGGATATCTTAATGTAGAACAGGAAGTTGAACAACCAGCGGAACAGGCACAACTCTCCACAATTGGGGGAGCGAAAGAAAATTATGTAAATAGATGCTAAAATATGTGCTTATGCTAATTTTTTGAGTGTATATAAGAATGCATACAATGAtgataaggaaaaacagaaaaaaaaaaaaaaaaaaggtatgtAAAGATAACACCAAGTGGAGTAGACACACTTCCACATGCGGAGCCACTCCACAGCAGTTACGCATAGTCAGCGAATTTTCGTACTCAGCTTGGACGGAAGGAAGAATCGTTTCTCTATAGAAAAGCATTTTTCTGCTCCACATAGTAGTGGTGCAAtcgcatgttttttttttgcgaacgAAAATTCTCGCATTTATAGGAAgacttttccccctttttttttcgccacttattttttatccGTTCTTAACgatataaaaataagtggGTAAGCAAAGGGGGCGAAAATGGCTATGAAAATAGCTTGTATACTGAGTCCCATGCACAATGTGATAACCGACGCCATCATCATGGTAATCAATggtaaaaagggaagtacAAATCTTACTACTTTTATCGGCTTACTTTTCCATATGTTTTTTACCTTGCCCATAATTTTTCTACAAATTCTGTTTCTCATTATCCTTCTTGATACGTAGTCGACAAGCTCCTTTAGCTTCTTTGAGTTGGCTATTCTGTAGTACACTGTTAAGTATGGGTTGTCTCTGGTCGCATCGCTCTGCAGTGATGTGATGCTTCCACCACACAACGAATAGGTACTTCTGTTGAGCGGTGAATCGATACCTGCACTCAGCGAGGAATAGGTACTTCTGTTGAGCGATGAATCGATACTTGCACTCAGCGAGGAATAGGTACTTCTGTTGAGCGGCGAATCAATACCTCCACACAGCGAGGAATAGGTACTTCCGTCGAGCGACGAATCGATATCTCCACTCAGCAACCAACAGGTACTTCCCTTGACCACTGAAGGGATACCCCCACTCAACAACGAGTCGCCACTTCCATCATATGCTCCTCCaaatgatgataatgatCTTCCCGCAGATGGAAAATGTTTTTGGTTCTCTAAATGATGTTCCTCATTCGGCGCTATACATGCAGTACactagcaaaaaaaaaaaaaaaaaaaaaaatatatcctatGAAAGGTGgtgcaaaatggggaaacaCACCATCAGCGGTACTTTCACCTTTGTATGTATTACATCCAAGTGCACTACCAATAATATGCGTATATTAGCTGCACACATAAATACGCACCTATATATACACTTGTGCGTTATTATACATTACATTACTTGGTGTCCATAGTATCCATGCTAAAGTGAcgcaaacaaaaaatttaactaTGACCAGGTAGGTGTTGTCTAGTGTAAATTTGCAACATTCCTGTTCACGTGGACTCCTTTTCTTGCTACCTATAATTGTgcagtttttcttttcctcttcatcgtgCGTATAATACTTAGGAGGCACATCTTGTGAATGCATAATGTTATAGGAGGAAACGCCCCATgtcatttttctcccttttaaaaggttagaaaaaaagtgtggaacACGAAATGGGAAATTTCTTTGCTTCCTTTTACCCTTTTATAGCACcctttattatatatatatatatatatatatatatattttttcttcttttttatgctCCCTTTTTAACGCTCAAGTGGGGTATTTCTTTCTCTACCAGGGGATGGTTACCCATACGCACGCCCACGGACTCCATGTCAGGGCCTATAAATACGCTCCTTTATTTATATGTTGAACAACCCATCCCTTGATTGGATAGCTGCGTTTTCTTTCCTCgtaaatacaaaaaaaaaaaaaaaaaaaaaaaaaaaaaaaaaaaaaaaaatgaacttatTGAGCagagaagaaataattataaaatttattcaaaaagaacaaattaaggacttgtaaaaatatatgcaaaatataGAAGGAGCTTCTCaggaattgtaaaaatgcTGCTCTGTGGCATGTTACAAATAGAACCGCATTATATAATAGCGCGTTAGATTTGTTCTGAGAGTGGtggtggaaaaggaaaggtgtTCTAAAAATAGgttctaaaaaaaagtaccatAAGCACCGACCTATCCAGTAGGCAATGGGGAAACCCATACAGATGAAGTGCCATAACTGCACATGCCAACAGAGAGATGGAAGAACATTCTTCAAATGGTCACAACGCGTAACTATGTGAACGCCACCACCACAATCACGCATATTATCATCTTACCTTCATTATAATAATACAACTTTTCGCTACATCTGCACCTGGGATTATAGAACCAAAAGTATGCGATagttcgaatttttttttttttttttttttttttttaataaaaataattgacTCTGCATATCAATGCCAACATAAGTTCTCCTCCCAACATTGTACAGTTGTCACGTCTGCTGCTCATCCTAAACCGACTGCGTGGCAATGTttcaaggaagaaaaaataaaaaaaaaaataaaaaaaaatccacatCATCCCAACTGTTGacactccccttttttaccagtgagggaatttttttcgcCCACAAAGAACAGGTAACCGAACAtaccaaaaagggaaataaaattctaaCTACCTAATTAgaatggcacaaaaaaaaaaaaaaataataaaataaaataaaataataataataagggGGGAGTGCTATTTCACTTTGTACGCACTAAACTTACATCCATGTGGAGTGACTACTTAAAAAACTTTTCTGGtgtgaaaaaatttccttctttaatcaattttgttcttttcatgGTGAAAGTAACAATGAACAACTGCAACATCGTTGGTCGACATTTAGACTCATTCGTCCAGGGATCACTCCTCTGCTGAGCGAAATATGGACACGATTGATGTGTTCTCAAATGGGTGTCAACCTTTTTCTCAAACCAGTCCCCATTTATTATACTTATGAAAAGGCATAAATTTTCCATGTCGTTTATTTCCCCTGGTGaacttccaaaaaaaaaaaaaacacacacacacacctttTGATGGTTGATTATTGTggaattaagaaaaaagagattaaTAACTCCAACGTTGCACTCACCTCTCCCAAACGAGAACGAACAAATGTATGCCTACCAAGGCTAGAAAAGGATTTGCATCCTTTTAGGGGAtgaaattttaaacaaatatttttataaccTTTGGTGAAACTACTCCGCAGGAATTGCACTTGTACAGTTGAAGACATGTGATGCACAAATTGACGCAATATATATGCCACGCTGAAATGGctaaaaaagataaaaaaaaaaaaaaaaaaaatccccacAAATGGTCACAAGGTGTGATGTGCAAGGGTGATATAATTACTATTTGCCGTTTTGTTGATCCAATgagtttcttcttttctgtttttttttttttttcactcttttcACATGTCCATGCAAGTACTTATTTATGCCAAGCATACGCAGGACCTCTAACCCTCCTCTCAAATTACGCGGGCACACTTTACACATTCACATGGCCAAGAATCTTGGATACCTTCCCCTAAGTCATCCTTTTTCTAGTGGTGCATTTACCattattttgtcattttattatatgtGATAAATGttatattatgtatataaagtgtttttctttttcttcgctTAGATtagattcttttttcaccTCGTCACCCTTCCCCTGCAATGCACGGCCAAGTGCAAACCCTAAGGGGTAAAAACTGACCGATAAGAGGAGCCTTACATTATAAATACACATGCAATACACAATGCGGATAGAGGGGGGGTTATTATCAACAAATCTCCCTGGTATCAAGCTTCGGATATTTCTAACATGGCTTATTCGTTCAGTTGTTAttgcaaaaagaaggaactaaCGAACAGACGAagaaagtattttttttttttttttttttttttttttttttttccaaacgaaaaaaataaacaatatgttatgtataatgaaaaaaaatgagaacttttattttttaaaggaatATGCTAAGAGtgtatgtttttcttccaactCCTTCCCGATATATCTTTACCCTattaacaatttttcctattttactattttataattcttcctttttccttttccccctttttttttttttttttttttttttcgtatagCAGTAATTTCGGTGTATACACTACGTTTTAAGGTCAGCATGTTCAttttacatatgtgtacctgTTCGAATTGCGCGCCGACAAGAAAGACCTAGAGTCGCCCGGGCGTGAACAAAACACAGCCATCGCTGAAATTAGCAAACCTTTTTCTCATCACTATGGGATGGGCACAAAACATATGCACCATACTTATATCAATGCATAAgtaaatattataaaaaaaaaaactcccttTGCCTGCCCGCCTTTTTGGTCCCCTTACAACTTAAACTTTGAGGCTtggaatttttcttccttctaaaAAGTAACCACCCCGAATGGGAGATTGTTGCCCTGCTTTTTCATACCATTTTCTCTCGTGTCATCAGTAAGGCACCAAAATAATATGCAACACAatgtatgtaaatatattatataccaATGTTACGTTAAAAGTACTACCTCACATCTATGGACCAACTGAACGAACTTCAGTAGGGCGACACCACTTTCAGAACGCAGGGTTATTTTTCTATCAATTATTTTACCATCCACAAACGCCAATTTCGTTTCATATATAAAATGCGCCTAAGGtgacaatatatatatattttttttttttcacgtgcACTTAAAAGtagtagcaaaaaaaaaaaaaaaaaaaaaaaaaaaaaatcctctgGAGGAGGACCGACTTGAGGCATAAAAAATGCTTTGGGGCGTTCCTCGAAAGAGCAAAActgaataaaatatttttagagCTCATGCAAAATGCTTCACGTAGATATGCGTAAAAACGCGCAAGCAAAATAGGCAAAAGAGAATTTTGTCATCTGATCTGCAATGTACAttgcatacatttatatgcatacatatatgcacctCATGTGATGTAGAAAGCAACTATTTGAAGgctacaacttttttttttttttttctttttaattctaacaaaaaaaaaaaatcttcgtTCTAATTTTAGAGTAGTCTCCTTGgcgttattttatttaatttctttttttcacacgTTTAATAATTAACCTACGCCTTCTAATGgctaaaagaaaataaaaaaacagaatagaacaaaatgaaagagaGCAAAGCAGAACAGAACAATAAATCCACCAGTATTCTAACCTAACTTTTTTTCGTCGCGCtgatgaatatatatttttttttctttagagAATTTATAAACccgcttttatttttgcttccTCAAAGTTTGCATTAATATTCATACTTGCATTAATATTCATACTTGCATTAATATTCATACTTGCATTAATATTCATACTTGCATTAATATTCAGATTTGCATTAATATTCAGATTTGCATTAATATTCATATTTGCATTAATATTCATATTTGCATTTAATATTCAGATTTGCATTTAATATTCAGATTTGCATTAATATTCATATTCCTATTCGTATTTACTTTCGTACttgtattctttttttccaaccgCGGGCCAGCTTTTTCCTCACATATTTGAAGCAgcaaataaaagtaaaatgaacataaatgAATGGCAGAGCCTAGTTTTACCATTCTACAGAAACAAAATCTACCACTATCTGTACAA
The Plasmodium knowlesi strain H genome assembly, chromosome: 2 DNA segment above includes these coding regions:
- a CDS encoding tryptophan-rich antigen, producing MDSFRSMQDYMSQSTFLSLLKQKAQDQMMASMNLSFAFKTVCFAVLFFYLGSLYLKMDRQKSENLYARSNPYQAIEYRNIHPSKDQMEEWKRSTWTNWLVQLDEEWKEFVEQIEEDKKEWIEEKEGDWVMLLKDIENKWLHFNATLDAEYQTDMLSKSETWDEREWKMWISTEGKEFLEADIKKWFTNNAMIYCKWAMDEWNEWKNEKIKDWITSEWKESEDKYWSKYDEATAQTLNMEERKQWYKWKERIYREGIEWKNWIAVRESRFVNSNWNSWSEWKNEKQLEFNEWVDIFVDKWIKEKQWLVWNEERKNSANLKKPVEEETGPSGLDGASAGTSAVGGEEEKTFGGGPGRTLGGGPGRTLGGEEGKTFGGGPGRTLGGGPGRTLGGGPGRTLGGEEGKTFGGGPGRTLGGGQGRTLGSEEGKTLSGEEGKTLSGEEGKTLGGEEGKTLGGEEGRTLGGGQGRTLGGGQGRTLGGGQGRTLGGGQGRTLGGGQGRTLGSEEGKTLGGEEGKTLGSEEGKTLGSEEGKTLGNEEEKTFGGGPGRTLGGGQGRTLGGIGGRTLGGVGGKVFGTQGGKTLGSEEGKTLGSEEGKTLGNEEGKTLGSEEGKTLGS